ACCACCAATTTAATTTCCCTTTTTAGTATTTTTTTCTGTGGCAAAATATGCGACACAACGAGAAGTGTACAGCATACAAATGTCGTGTCTTATTCTGGTGATGGTATTTAAGTAGGGGGTAGTATATGCCATTCCACTATCCACATATACACTGTCGGTTAAATAAAAATTTAATTGTCGGTATAAATTTTATCGCACTCTATTATTTTATTGGCAATGGTAAAGTACTTGCTTGCACTGCCGGATGCGGTGCTCTTAATGTAAAACTTTTAAAGTTAATTTTCTAAAAAAAACAAAAATATGATTGATGCAGCTTTTTTTTAAAAATAAAGTAGATATTAATTATGATTGCTATTAAAAAAAAGGTATTTGCTTTTAAAATATTTTAATGAATAGGACACTGCTTCATACGGGTTTGCGAAAGCACTATTTTAACCCTTGAACAAAGTACATATCTATTTCGCCTTTGTTTTTAGCTTGTACTTTACCACGGTGAATACAATGAAAGCTATTCTTAATCAATTCATAAGTAGTACCACTGATGTTCACTTTTCCAACCTCGCCACTACTTTCCATACGCGATGCAGTGTTTACCGTGTCGCCCCAAATATCGTAAGCGAATTTTTTAATCCCTACAATCCCAGCTACTGCCGGACCGGTATGAATTCCTAATCGCAGTTCGAAAAATGGAAGTCCTTTTGCTTCTCTGTCAATTTTATTTTTTTCAATAAACTGTTGCATCTCTAATCCGGCCTTTACAACATCATGCGCATGCGTTTCATTTTTTACAGGCAAACCACCGGCACACATATAGGCATCACCAATGGTTTTTATTTTTTCAATGTTATGCCGGGTTACTATTTTGTCAAACTCACTGTAACAGCTATTAATTTCTGCAACCAACTCTTCGGGCGTAAGTTTTTCTGCGGCTTGTGTAAAATTTTTGAAGTCGGTAAACAGAACGGAAATCAAATCAAAACTCTTGGCTTTGGCAGAACCGGTTGCTTTTAATTCTTCGGCTGTTTCGGCTGGTAAGATGTTCAGCAATAATTCATCGCTGCGTTTTTTCTCTTTGGCTATTCGTATTCGTTGTTTTAAAAATATGGATGCAAATAGAGCAACGATTGCAAAGCCTCCAATAAATCCATTGCGAACCAACTTTTGTCTTCTTATTTCTTGTTGTTGTAATTCTTTGTCTTTGGTAAGCAATGAAATCTCGCCTTCCTTTTTATCAAGTTCGTAAGTAAACGAAAGGGTTCCTAGTTTTTTATCGGTTTCAATATTGTATAAGGTGTCTTTTATATTTAATAGTAAGGTTTGATATTTATATGCATTGCTATAGTCGGCAAGTTTTCCATACGATTCGCTCAACCCTTGGTATGCATCTTTTAGTTCAGCGTTTGCATTTAGTATGATAGCGCTATCTTTTGCTTGTGTAAAATATTTTATAGCCAGGTTTGCTTCACCTTGCTGCTGATGTGTTTTAGCAATTGAAACTAATGATTGGGCCACATCTAATTGCGCACCTAAATTTTTTGCAATTTCATACGCTTCTTCTTGG
This window of the Bacteroidota bacterium genome carries:
- a CDS encoding tetratricopeptide repeat protein, which encodes MGIVSYMQGEYLNAIEHWTESKKVFEEVGDKAGMANILSNLGAIYFNQGDDANALDYYLQALKISEEINDSLRLATVCINIGGVYYNKVATHNKAIEYYLKGIKISENIGALDVLGTALANVGEIYFVKQKNDSALMYLKKAVAAQEGSENIPYTLNLMGKVYAKQGEFEKALQNQEEAYEIAKNLGAQLDVAQSLVSIAKTHQQQGEANLAIKYFTQAKDSAIILNANAELKDAYQGLSESYGKLADYSNAYKYQTLLLNIKDTLYNIETDKKLGTLSFTYELDKKEGEISLLTKDKELQQQEIRRQKLVRNGFIGGFAIVALFASIFLKQRIRIAKEKKRSDELLLNILPAETAEELKATGSAKAKSFDLISVLFTDFKNFTQAAEKLTPEELVAEINSCYSEFDKIVTRHNIEKIKTIGDAYMCAGGLPVKNETHAHDVVKAGLEMQQFIEKNKIDREAKGLPFFELRLGIHTGPAVAGIVGIKKFAYDIWGDTVNTASRMESSGEVGKVNISGTTYELIKNSFHCIHRGKVQAKNKGEIDMYFVQGLK